From Pseudomonas sp. stari2:
CCATATGAGCAAACAGAAACCCGAATTTCTGGATTGAGAAACCATGACATCTCGCTGGACCACCGCAGTACTGGACACCGATCAACCGGGCGGCTGGGCCGTCGCGCGCAGCCCCGAAGGTTTTCTGTTCGATGACAACGGCGCGCTGTTCCCCCGGGAATGGCTCAAGCGCCAGGACTTGTCGATTCTCGCTGAACACGGCATTGGTCATCTTGATGGCGAGCCGGTCTACCTGTTGGAACTGCGCAGTACCAGCGAGGTGCCGGGTTGCAACTGGAAAGGTCTGCGGGCGTTCATGCTCGATGGCGATCACACCGTCTACAAAGTGCTGGGGTACGCTGCACAAATCGGCACCTGGGCCCGTGAACATCGGTTCTGCGGCAACTGCGGTCAGGCCATGACCCAGGTGCCAGGGGAGCGGGCGATGTATTGCCAGCCGTGCGACTTGCGCAGTTATCCGCGGATTTCGCCAAGCATGATCGTGCTGGTGACCCGTGGAGATGAAGTGCTGCTGGCGCGCTCACCGCGTTTCGTCACTGGGGTCTACAGCACACTGGCCGGGTTTGCCGAGCCTGGAGAGTCGGCCGAGGATTGCCTGATTCGCGAAGTGCGCGAAGAAGTCAGCATCGAAGTGAAGAACATCCAGTACATGGGCAGCCAGTGCTGGCCGTTCCCGCACTCGATGATGCTGGGTTTTCATGCCGAATACGCCGGTGGCGAGATTGTCTGCCAGGAGGACGAGATCGAAGACGCCCAGTGGTTCAACGTGCACGATCTGCCGCCCTTGCCGGCGTCCAAATCGATTGCACGTTACCTGATCGACGTCTACGTGGCGCGGCGCTTAGGCCACGCTGAACCAGTGCTGCCAGGCTAGACGCACGGTCAACCCCAGCACCACGGTGATGAACACCGGACGAATGAACTTGGCGCCGCCGCTGATCGCGGTGCGCGCCCCGAAGAAGGCGCCGACCATCACCGACAGGCCCATGCTCAGGCCGATGATCCAGTCCACCTGCCCGGAAAACACGAACACCGACAGCGCCGCAATGTTGCTGACGAAGTTCATGCTGCGCGCTACGCCGCTGGCCTTGACCAGATCGATCGGGTAGAGCAGCAGGCTGCTGACGGTCCAGAACGCGCCAGTGCCCGGGCCTGCCACACCGTCATAGAAACCGAGGCCGAAGCCCTGGGCCGATTGCCACTTCTTCTTGATCGGTGCGTCGCTGTCCAACGGTGCCTTCGGCGTGCCGCCAAACAACAGGTACAAGCCACAGGCGAAGACGATCACCGGCAGCATCTTGTTCAGCCACTCGGCTGGCAGATAGTGGGCGACGATGGCGCCGGTCAGCGCGCCGACCAGCGTGCCGACGATGGCGTGCATCCACTGCCTGGGATGAAACAGCTTGCGCCGGTAGAAGGTGAAGCTGGCGGTGGCCGAACCGAAGGTCGAACTCAACTTGTTGGTGCCCAGCACCAGATGCGGCGGCAAACCGGCGGTGAGCAGCGCAGGCGTGGTCAACAGACCGCCACCGCCGGCGATGGCATCGATGAATCCGGCAATGAAAGCGACAAGGGCCAGAACGGCCAGGGTGGTGAGGTCAACGCTGAGTTCGAAAGGCATGGAATCGGCTTATTCGGCAGGTTGCAGAGCTGGGCTGCGGGGAGGGCAGTCATGTTACTCATTTCCAGGTGTTGCGGCGACCCATAAGGCCCGGCCACCGACTGCCCAACTGTTGCCCAGCCAACACGCACCCAACAAATCACCCTCGCACTGCGCATCCCGATTACCTGAAACCCTAATAAAACCGGGCTTCAGAGGCTGGCACGCTTGCTGCTCTAGCTCTCTCACCTTCATCAACTGTCCCGAGGACACGCCAATGAGTCAGCAAGCCGTGAAATTTGCCTACTGGGTGCCGAACGTCAGCGGTGGGCTGGTGGTCAGCAAGATCGAACAACGCACCGACTGGGGCATCGACTACAACCGCAAACTGGCACAACTGGCCGAGGCGGCGGGCTTCGAATACGCCCTGACCCAGATCCGCTTCACCGCCGGCTACGGTGCCGAGTTCCAGCATGAGTCGGTTGCCTTCAGCCACGCGCTGCTCGCCGCCACCAGCAAACTCAAAGTCATTGCCGCCATTCTGCCCGGCCCGTGGCAACCGGCGCTGGCGGCCAAGCAACTGGCGACCATCGATCAACTCACCAACGGGCGGATTGCGGTGAACATCGTCAGCGGCTGGTTCAAGGGTGAATTCCAGGCCATCGGCGAACATTGGCTGGAGCACGACGAGCGCTATCGTCGCTCGGAAGAGTTCATCCGTTCGCTGCGAGGGATCTGGAGTCAGGACAACTTTACCTTCCGGGGCGATTTCTATCGTTTCGACAACTACAGCCTCAAACCGAAACCGCTGGGCCGCCCGGAAATCTTCCAGGGCGGCAGCTCCCGTGCGGCGCGGGACATGGCGGCACGGGTGTCGGACTGGTATTTCACCAATGGCAACAGCGTGGAAGGCATCAAGGCCCAGGTCGACGATATTCGCGCCAAAGCGGCGGCGAACCATCATTCGGTGAAAATCGGGGTGAATGCGTTTGTCATTGCCCGTGATACCGAAGAGGAAGCCAAAGCGGTGCTGGCGCAGATCATCGATCAGGCTGACCCCGAGGCAGTGAACGCTTTTGGGGATGCGGCGAAACAGGCGGGCAGGGCATCGCCGGAGGGCGAGGGCAACTGGGCGAAATCGACCTTTGAAGATCTGGTGCAGTACAACGATGGCTTCAAGACCAATCTGATCGGCACGCCGCAGCAGATTGCAGAGCGGATCGTGGCGTTGAAAGCGGTGGGTGTGGATCTGGTGTTGGCGGGGTTCCTGCACTTTCAGGAAGAGGTGGAGTATTTCGGCAAGCGAGTGTTGCCGTTGGTGCGGGAGCTGGAAGCCAAAACGCAATCGGTCCCGACTGCCGAAGTTGCCTGAGAATCCCTCCTGCACTTTGTGCAGGAGGGATCGGTTGAATTACAGACCCAGTTCAGACAACCCCGGATGATCATCCGGGCGCCGGCCCAGCGGCCAGTGGAACTTGCGTTCGCTCTCCTTGATCGGCATGTCGTTGATGCAGGCATAACGCTGGAACATCAGGCCATGCTCGTCGAACTCCCAGTTTTCGTTGCCGTAGGAACGGAACCAGTTGCCCGAGTCGTCGTGCCATTCGTAGGCGTAGCGCACGGCGATGCGGGTGTCGGAGTAAGCCCAGAGTTCCTTGATCAGACGGTAATCCAGTTCCTTGGCCCATTTGCGGGTCAGGAAGGCCTTGGCTTCCTCGCGGTTGTTAGCGAATTCGGCGCGGTTGCGCCATTTAGTGTCCAGGGTGTAGGCCAGCGACACGCGCTGCGGGTCGCGAGAGTTCCAGCCATCCTCGGCCAGGCGAACTTTTTCAATGGCCGATTCACGGTTGAAGGGTGGCAATGGCGGACGCACTTCGGCTGCAGTAGACATGTTTGTCTCCCGATCAAATTAACGATTTAACAACTTGTCGCTTATTGAGGCTTTACAGGTCCAATAACTTTCGCGCCATGCATTGCGCATTATCGGCGGCACTGTGATCACCCATCACAAGCGCTACGGTAATGGCGCCGTCAATCAGGATCAGCAACTGTCTGGCCAGCAGTTGCGGGTCCTCGGCACCATGTTCGGTACACAGCTCGCACACGTAGTCGAGCAGCTTCTGTTTGTGGTCTTTGGCGACCTGGCGCACCGGATCCTGCGGATCGCCGGTCTCGCCGCTGGTATTGATGAAGGCACAGCCCCGGAAGCCTTCCGAGGCGAACCAGCCCTTGAGCACGGTAAACAGATTGAGCAGGCGATCAGCCGGGGTTTCGGCCTGATCGACGGCGCTTCTGTACCAGTGCATCCAGCGCACGTCGCGGCGTTGCAGGGCGGCGACGGTCAACTCCTCCTTGCTGGCGAAGTAGCGGTAGATACTCTTTCTGGAAACACCGGCGGTTTTCACCAGAAGATCCATCCCGGTGGCAGCGATGCCACTTTTGTAGATCAACTTTTCGGTGACATCCAGAATGATGTCGCGGGTCGTGTCGTTGCTAGTGATTTCGTTCATGTGGCAAACAGTAGAACGATCGTTCTCCTTGGTCAAGCACTTATTTTGAAATGGCTTTCGCGAGCATGCTCGCTCCCACATTTGAAAGGCGACCCACTGTGAGAGCGACCCTGGGGGCGATGAAGTTATTACAGACACTCACAAGACCCGAGGGAGTTGATGGTGTAAGCTCTCGGGTTCTTCGGATTCGACCCATTGCGAGCCCTATGCCGTTGCTTTTCAAACGCTCTCTGCTGCCCAAGTTGCGCAGCTTTCCGCTGACCGCCGAGGCCGTGACCATTCTGTCCGGCGCCGCCGAGTTCCGTCGTTGCCTGCTGGAGAAAATCGCCCAGGCGACCCAGCGCATCTACCTCGTCGCGCTCTATCTGCAAAACGACGAAGCCGGTCAGGAAATCCTCGATGCCTTGCACGCCGCCAAGCTCAAGCGCCCGGAGCTTGAAATCGTTGTGGTCGTCGACTGGTTGCGCGCCCAGCGCGGTTTGATCGGTGCCGGCAAGCAACCGGGCAACGCCGCCTGGTATCAGGAAATGACCCGCACCCACCAGAGCGTGGTGCCGGTCTACGGCGTGCCGGTGCAGACCCGTGAGCTGTTTGGTGTGCTGCACCTGAAAGGCTTCGTAATCGACGATTGCGTGGTCTACAGCGGCGCCAGCCTGAACAACGTCTACCTGCACAAGTTCGACAAGTACCGTTTCGACCGTTATCACGTGTTGCAGAGCCGTGAACTGGCGGACTCGATGCACCATCTGGTCAAGCACGGCCTGATCGAATCCAAAGCGGTACATCGCCTCGACCTGCCGAACCTGCCGACCACCCGCAGCCTGCGCAACGACATCGGCGATCTGCGCAGCCGTCTCAAATACGCGGCGTATGACACCAGCGCCGGCAGCACGGCGCATACCGGCCTGTCGGTCAGCCCGTTGCTCGGCGTGGGCAAGAACAATCCGCTGAACCGGGTGATTCTGGAGCTGATCGCCAGCGCCCAGAAGCAACTGACCATCTGCACGCCGTACTTCAACCTGCCGCTGGGGGTGATCCGCGAGATCAACCGAGCGCTGGCACGCGGCGTGAAGATCGACATAGTGGTCGGCGACAAGACCGCCAACGACTTCTACATTCCGCCGACCGAGCCGTTCAAGGTAATCGCCGCGCTGCCGTACCTGTACGAGATCAGCCTGCGCCGTTTCGCCAAGCGGCATCAGCGCAATATCGACAACGGTCAGTTGAACCTGCACCTGTGGCGTGAAGGCGACAACAGCTATCACCTCAAGGGCATGTGGATCGACCAGCGCTACACCTTGCTGACCGGCAACAACCTTAATCCGCGGGCGTTCCGTCTCGATCTGGAAAACGCCCTGCTGATCGACGACCCGAAAGGCGAGTGGCTGGAGCCGCGTCGTCTGGAGCTGGAAAACATCTTCGAACACACCACGCGGATCGGGCGATTCCAGGACTTGGAAGCCTTGCCGGATTACCCGGCCGGGGTGGCCAAGTTCCTCAAGCGCGTGAGCCGGGTGCGGGTCGAGCGGTTGCTGTACCGGATTCTGTAACGGCGGAAAACAAAAATCCCCCGAACGCGCCAAACGCGTCCGGGGGATTTTTATGCGCAGAACTCAGTTCAGGCCGAGCTTGCCACGCAAGGTCGACAGGTCTTCTGCCAGGGTATTGA
This genomic window contains:
- the nudC gene encoding NAD(+) diphosphatase; its protein translation is MTSRWTTAVLDTDQPGGWAVARSPEGFLFDDNGALFPREWLKRQDLSILAEHGIGHLDGEPVYLLELRSTSEVPGCNWKGLRAFMLDGDHTVYKVLGYAAQIGTWAREHRFCGNCGQAMTQVPGERAMYCQPCDLRSYPRISPSMIVLVTRGDEVLLARSPRFVTGVYSTLAGFAEPGESAEDCLIREVREEVSIEVKNIQYMGSQCWPFPHSMMLGFHAEYAGGEIVCQEDEIEDAQWFNVHDLPPLPASKSIARYLIDVYVARRLGHAEPVLPG
- a CDS encoding TSUP family transporter, which gives rise to MPFELSVDLTTLAVLALVAFIAGFIDAIAGGGGLLTTPALLTAGLPPHLVLGTNKLSSTFGSATASFTFYRRKLFHPRQWMHAIVGTLVGALTGAIVAHYLPAEWLNKMLPVIVFACGLYLLFGGTPKAPLDSDAPIKKKWQSAQGFGLGFYDGVAGPGTGAFWTVSSLLLYPIDLVKASGVARSMNFVSNIAALSVFVFSGQVDWIIGLSMGLSVMVGAFFGARTAISGGAKFIRPVFITVVLGLTVRLAWQHWFSVA
- the sfnG gene encoding dimethylsulfone monooxygenase SfnG, which produces MSQQAVKFAYWVPNVSGGLVVSKIEQRTDWGIDYNRKLAQLAEAAGFEYALTQIRFTAGYGAEFQHESVAFSHALLAATSKLKVIAAILPGPWQPALAAKQLATIDQLTNGRIAVNIVSGWFKGEFQAIGEHWLEHDERYRRSEEFIRSLRGIWSQDNFTFRGDFYRFDNYSLKPKPLGRPEIFQGGSSRAARDMAARVSDWYFTNGNSVEGIKAQVDDIRAKAAANHHSVKIGVNAFVIARDTEEEAKAVLAQIIDQADPEAVNAFGDAAKQAGRASPEGEGNWAKSTFEDLVQYNDGFKTNLIGTPQQIAERIVALKAVGVDLVLAGFLHFQEEVEYFGKRVLPLVRELEAKTQSVPTAEVA
- a CDS encoding nuclear transport factor 2 family protein; the encoded protein is MSTAAEVRPPLPPFNRESAIEKVRLAEDGWNSRDPQRVSLAYTLDTKWRNRAEFANNREEAKAFLTRKWAKELDYRLIKELWAYSDTRIAVRYAYEWHDDSGNWFRSYGNENWEFDEHGLMFQRYACINDMPIKESERKFHWPLGRRPDDHPGLSELGL
- a CDS encoding TetR/AcrR family transcriptional regulator, with protein sequence MNEITSNDTTRDIILDVTEKLIYKSGIAATGMDLLVKTAGVSRKSIYRYFASKEELTVAALQRRDVRWMHWYRSAVDQAETPADRLLNLFTVLKGWFASEGFRGCAFINTSGETGDPQDPVRQVAKDHKQKLLDYVCELCTEHGAEDPQLLARQLLILIDGAITVALVMGDHSAADNAQCMARKLLDL
- the pssA gene encoding CDP-diacylglycerol--serine O-phosphatidyltransferase, whose protein sequence is MPLLFKRSLLPKLRSFPLTAEAVTILSGAAEFRRCLLEKIAQATQRIYLVALYLQNDEAGQEILDALHAAKLKRPELEIVVVVDWLRAQRGLIGAGKQPGNAAWYQEMTRTHQSVVPVYGVPVQTRELFGVLHLKGFVIDDCVVYSGASLNNVYLHKFDKYRFDRYHVLQSRELADSMHHLVKHGLIESKAVHRLDLPNLPTTRSLRNDIGDLRSRLKYAAYDTSAGSTAHTGLSVSPLLGVGKNNPLNRVILELIASAQKQLTICTPYFNLPLGVIREINRALARGVKIDIVVGDKTANDFYIPPTEPFKVIAALPYLYEISLRRFAKRHQRNIDNGQLNLHLWREGDNSYHLKGMWIDQRYTLLTGNNLNPRAFRLDLENALLIDDPKGEWLEPRRLELENIFEHTTRIGRFQDLEALPDYPAGVAKFLKRVSRVRVERLLYRIL